Proteins from a genomic interval of Streptomyces sp. NBC_00820:
- a CDS encoding diacylglycerol/lipid kinase family protein, giving the protein MRQFTAVVNPTAGGSTGAASLLQVARLLREAGATLETEYSHSLAHAQELARRAGASGRVVLAVGGDGMAGGIGGALSGTDAVLGLIPAGRGNDFARALGLPDDPASLARVLLDGEPRRVDTIEVESAVHRRTVVLGSVYAGVDALANRYANDARLLRGAASYYAGGLRAVTTWRPADYRITLDGVDHTHRGYTVVAANSPYYGSGRIIAPGAEVDDGLLDIVLIREAPRRLFFTLMNELKTGAHVHRPEVRVLKGRELRIESSRPVPYGADGEVEATLPVTVRVRPRDLAVLC; this is encoded by the coding sequence ATGCGACAGTTCACCGCCGTCGTCAACCCGACCGCGGGCGGGTCCACCGGGGCGGCGAGCCTGCTCCAGGTGGCCCGGCTGCTCCGCGAGGCCGGGGCCACCCTGGAGACCGAGTACAGCCACAGCCTCGCCCACGCGCAGGAACTCGCCCGCCGCGCCGGAGCGAGCGGCCGGGTGGTGCTGGCGGTCGGCGGCGACGGCATGGCCGGGGGCATCGGCGGCGCGCTCAGCGGCACCGACGCCGTCCTCGGCCTGATACCCGCCGGGCGCGGCAACGACTTCGCCCGCGCCCTGGGCCTCCCCGACGACCCCGCGTCCCTGGCCCGCGTCCTGCTGGACGGCGAACCCAGACGCGTCGACACCATCGAGGTGGAATCGGCCGTCCACCGGCGCACGGTGGTCCTCGGCAGCGTCTACGCCGGCGTCGACGCGCTCGCCAACCGGTATGCCAACGACGCCCGGCTGCTGCGCGGCGCCGCCTCCTACTACGCGGGCGGACTGCGCGCGGTCACCACCTGGCGCCCCGCGGACTACCGCATCACCCTCGACGGCGTGGACCACACCCACCGCGGCTACACCGTCGTCGCCGCCAACTCCCCCTACTACGGCTCCGGCCGCATCATCGCCCCCGGCGCCGAGGTCGACGACGGTCTGCTCGACATCGTCCTCATCCGCGAGGCCCCGCGCCGGCTCTTCTTCACCCTCATGAACGAACTCAAGACGGGCGCCCACGTGCACCGCCCCGAGGTACGGGTCCTCAAGGGCCGGGAACTGCGCATCGAGTCCTCCCGCCCCGTCCCCTACGGCGCCGACGGCGAGGTGGAGGCCACCTTGCCGGTCACCGTCCGGGTACGCCCCCGCGACCTCGCCGTCCTCTGCTGA
- a CDS encoding FAD-binding oxidoreductase produces the protein MDMLWNGWGDPAKAAPLPDPVTGLLRDMLGVKPPRAGEATSPAGLPVPEVTAGPATLRALADAVGGEEHVRTDAESRIRHTRGKSTPDLLRMRAGDVTDAPQAVVLPATHDEVLAVLRACSTHRLAVVPFGGGTSVVGGLAPQRRDFVALDLRRMNGLLELDPVSRTAVLQPGLRAPEAEALLAAHGFTLGHFPQSFEWATIGGFAAARSSGQASAGYGRFDDMVLGLTLATPRGTVEAGRAPRSAAGPDLRQLVLGSEGAFGVITSVTVRIRPVPEQRHYEGWRFASFEEGTAALRRLAQDGPRPTVLRLSDETETLIGLAQPDAIGAGPAGGAGCLAITGYEGTAEDVAHRRERAAAVLEACGGTLAGTEPGERWAHGRYSAPYLRDALLDTGAFAETLETAAFWSRLPGLYAAVRTALTDTLTRSGTPPLVMCHISHVYENGASLYFTVVSAQGDDPVAHWTPAKHAANEAVLAAGGTISHHHGVGTDHRDWYVREAGTLAVEALRAVKYGLDPEGLLNPGVLLPTD, from the coding sequence ATGGACATGCTGTGGAACGGCTGGGGCGACCCGGCCAAGGCGGCCCCGCTGCCCGATCCGGTGACGGGCCTGCTGCGCGACATGCTCGGCGTCAAGCCGCCCCGCGCCGGCGAGGCGACGTCCCCGGCCGGCCTCCCGGTACCCGAGGTCACGGCCGGCCCGGCGACGCTGCGCGCCCTCGCCGACGCCGTCGGAGGCGAGGAGCACGTCCGCACCGACGCGGAGAGCCGGATCCGGCACACCCGCGGCAAGTCCACGCCCGACCTGCTGCGCATGCGCGCGGGCGACGTCACCGACGCACCGCAGGCCGTCGTCCTGCCCGCCACCCACGACGAGGTGCTCGCCGTGCTGCGGGCCTGCTCCACGCACCGGCTCGCGGTCGTCCCCTTCGGCGGCGGGACCAGCGTCGTGGGCGGACTCGCCCCGCAGCGGCGCGACTTCGTCGCCCTCGACCTACGGCGCATGAACGGCCTGCTCGAACTGGACCCGGTCTCCCGAACCGCCGTACTCCAGCCGGGCCTTCGCGCCCCGGAGGCCGAAGCCCTGCTCGCCGCACACGGGTTCACCCTCGGACACTTCCCGCAGTCCTTCGAATGGGCCACCATCGGCGGATTCGCGGCCGCCCGCTCCAGCGGTCAGGCCTCCGCCGGATACGGCCGCTTCGACGACATGGTCCTCGGCCTCACCCTCGCCACGCCCCGGGGGACCGTCGAGGCGGGCCGCGCCCCCCGCTCGGCCGCCGGACCCGACCTGCGCCAGCTGGTCCTCGGCTCCGAGGGCGCCTTCGGCGTCATCACCTCCGTCACCGTACGGATCCGCCCGGTGCCGGAGCAACGCCACTACGAGGGCTGGCGGTTCGCCTCCTTCGAGGAGGGGACCGCCGCGCTGCGCCGGCTCGCCCAGGACGGCCCCCGGCCCACGGTCCTGCGGCTGTCCGACGAGACCGAGACACTCATCGGCCTGGCCCAGCCCGACGCGATCGGCGCCGGACCCGCGGGCGGCGCCGGCTGCCTGGCGATCACCGGCTACGAGGGCACCGCCGAGGACGTCGCCCACCGCCGCGAGCGCGCCGCCGCCGTACTGGAGGCATGCGGCGGCACCCTCGCCGGGACCGAGCCGGGCGAGCGCTGGGCCCACGGCCGCTACTCCGCGCCCTACCTGCGCGACGCCCTGCTCGACACCGGCGCCTTCGCCGAGACCCTGGAGACCGCCGCCTTCTGGTCCCGTCTCCCCGGGCTGTACGCCGCCGTACGCACCGCGCTCACCGACACCCTCACCCGCTCCGGCACCCCGCCCCTGGTGATGTGTCACATCTCGCACGTGTACGAGAACGGCGCCTCCCTGTACTTCACCGTCGTCAGCGCCCAGGGCGACGACCCGGTCGCCCACTGGACGCCGGCCAAGCACGCGGCCAACGAGGCCGTCCTGGCCGCCGGCGGCACCATCTCCCACCACCACGGCGTGGGCACCGACCACCGGGACTGGTACGTCCGCGAAGCGGGAACGCTCGCCGTCGAGGCGTTGCGCGCGGTCAAGTACGGCCTCGACCCCGAGGGGTTGCTCAACCCCGGCGTCCTGTTGCCTACTGACTGA
- a CDS encoding ATP-binding protein — MAVQLSTLVGEAREHVCPMPPVAGSVSVARRQARKVMADWKVSPDIVEDALLVVSELVTNAIVHALPPAVLRLSWLCEAGLGTLRVEVGDAGPALPDGFSPPGIDPDEHGRGEEIVHALATRHGLRVHLGGVTRWAELVAF; from the coding sequence ATGGCGGTACAGCTCAGCACGCTGGTCGGGGAGGCACGCGAACATGTGTGTCCGATGCCCCCCGTCGCCGGGTCCGTGTCGGTCGCCCGCCGGCAGGCGCGCAAGGTCATGGCCGACTGGAAGGTGAGCCCGGACATCGTCGAGGACGCTCTCCTCGTGGTGTCGGAGCTCGTCACCAACGCGATCGTCCACGCCCTGCCACCGGCCGTACTGCGCCTGTCCTGGCTCTGCGAGGCCGGTCTCGGGACCCTGCGCGTGGAGGTCGGTGACGCGGGCCCGGCTCTCCCGGACGGTTTCTCACCGCCCGGGATCGACCCCGACGAACACGGCCGCGGCGAGGAGATCGTCCACGCCCTGGCGACCCGCCACGGCCTACGCGTCCACCTGGGAGGCGTCACCCGCTGGGCGGAGCTGGTCGCCTTCTGA
- a CDS encoding GNAT family N-acetyltransferase, with translation MADLSPLRLPAGYRSRAATTADAPAIHRLVSACERELHGRAVTGADAIAADLASPGVDPASDTVLVDGPRGEPAAWGRLERGRRFRADVHPGHRGRGLGTALLAWAETRARQAGSDRIAQTVPDDDRAAVALLRAGGYLPFVTEWLLEIELPTEPPALRPPAGITVRPFRPGDEQAAYRLTEDAFGAWQRRRLSYEEWAGHCVARETFDPAASPVAFAGDQMVGVVLSLDLPGLDEGYVERVAVRHDHRDRGIARVLLREAFRACHRRGKRTCTLWTHSETGALPLYQRLGMTVRRSSTVYGRALTVVRPA, from the coding sequence ATGGCTGATCTCTCCCCGCTCCGGCTGCCGGCCGGCTACCGGAGCCGGGCGGCGACCACCGCCGACGCCCCAGCGATCCACCGCCTGGTCAGCGCGTGCGAGCGCGAGCTGCACGGCCGGGCCGTGACCGGGGCCGACGCGATCGCCGCCGACCTCGCGTCGCCCGGCGTGGACCCGGCGTCCGACACGGTGCTCGTCGACGGCCCCCGCGGGGAGCCGGCGGCCTGGGGCCGGCTGGAGCGGGGACGCCGGTTCAGGGCCGACGTCCATCCCGGTCACCGAGGGCGCGGTCTCGGCACCGCGCTGCTCGCCTGGGCCGAGACGCGGGCCCGGCAGGCGGGCAGCGACCGCATCGCCCAGACGGTCCCGGACGACGACCGGGCGGCGGTCGCGCTCCTCCGGGCCGGCGGCTACCTCCCGTTCGTCACCGAGTGGCTCCTGGAGATCGAGCTGCCCACCGAACCGCCGGCGCTTCGGCCGCCGGCCGGGATCACGGTGCGGCCCTTCCGCCCCGGCGACGAACAGGCGGCCTACCGGCTCACCGAGGACGCGTTCGGCGCATGGCAGCGGCGCCGGCTGTCCTACGAGGAGTGGGCCGGGCACTGCGTCGCCCGCGAGACGTTCGACCCGGCGGCGTCACCGGTCGCCTTCGCCGGCGACCAGATGGTCGGCGTGGTGCTGTCGCTGGACCTGCCGGGCCTGGACGAGGGCTACGTCGAGCGGGTCGCCGTACGGCACGACCACCGCGACCGGGGCATCGCCCGCGTGCTGCTGCGAGAGGCGTTCCGCGCCTGCCACCGCCGCGGGAAGCGGACCTGCACCCTCTGGACGCACTCGGAGACCGGCGCCCTGCCGCTGTACCAGCGGCTGGGCATGACCGTCCGGCGCAGTTCCACGGTCTATGGCAGGGCTCTCACCGTCGTCCGGCCGGCCTGA
- a CDS encoding glutaredoxin domain-containing protein, with protein sequence MDQDRDGVVVYWRPLCPFCMRLRLKLRFTRLRHTEVNIWRDPAAAAFVRSVADGNETVPTVTVAGRAMVNPSKKQLLEAVAAHAPHLLAKSG encoded by the coding sequence ATGGACCAGGATCGTGACGGTGTGGTCGTGTACTGGCGGCCGTTGTGTCCGTTCTGTATGAGGCTGCGGCTGAAGCTGCGTTTCACGCGACTGCGTCACACCGAGGTGAACATCTGGCGGGACCCCGCGGCGGCCGCGTTCGTGCGGTCGGTCGCGGACGGGAACGAGACCGTGCCGACGGTGACCGTGGCCGGGCGGGCGATGGTCAACCCCTCGAAGAAGCAGCTGCTGGAGGCGGTCGCGGCCCACGCGCCGCATCTGCTCGCCAAGTCCGGCTGA